Proteins encoded within one genomic window of Aphelocoma coerulescens isolate FSJ_1873_10779 chromosome 9, UR_Acoe_1.0, whole genome shotgun sequence:
- the LOC138114592 gene encoding carboxypeptidase N subunit 2-like isoform X1 translates to MSRLCRLVIYMLLGLGSLLVGGLPPSCPPTCQCYDTSKVFCSNERMQEIPEGLPGTATQLFFVETALSSIHSRALGSSTTLTKLVFINNNIQELEAGAFQGLPSLTELEVSGNPLPAVSLGVLAGLTSLSKLSLSANAIRTLQPGLFTASCRLQDLRLSGNRIEAVPPGIFRPLRQLQALDLSQNALAELPDGLLAPLVALRVLKLSDNLLARLPPGAFRALGQLTELHLDGNRLKELPAGIFAGLGGLRRLQLQHNTLGSLAPDIFAGLLNLTVLSLEGNHLATLPATLFTGTPVLLHLSLALNQLQTVPQELFANLSVLETLALSHNAIDHLPTGVFQGLARLIELRLSHNHLSSLPAGLLAELPLLTALVLDHNRLARLPPGLFDANNELVRVGLSDNPWVCDCHLSYLLRWLQSFAEPLIHGQAFCTSPAAFQGQSLLEVPRRQLECPGAHGVPPEEGWDRDAPGQCTYTNPEGTVSMACNATACQQLSLRLPPPGQEQGLGPAYQGAWVLRSRCGTLQVSVLVTAQSGNEATSPGLPAVP, encoded by the coding sequence TGCAGGCTGGTGATCTAcatgctgctggggctggggtcccTGCTGGTGGGGGGGCTGCCCCCATCCTGCCCCCCTACCTGCCAGTGCTATGACACCTCCAAAGTCTTCTGCTCAAACGAAAGGATGCAGGAGATCCCGGAGGGCCTGCCGGGAACTGCCACCCAGCTCTTCTTCGTGGAGACAGCCCTAAGCAGCATCCACAGCAGGGCTTTGGGCTCCAGCACCACCCTCACCAAGCTGGTCTTCATCAACAACAACATCCAAGAGCTGGAGGCCGGTGCCTTTCAGGGGCTGCCCAGCCTCACCGAGCTGGAGGTATCAGGCAACCCCTTGCCAGCCGTCAGCCTTGGGGTGCTGGCAGGATTGACCAGCCTCAGCAAGCTCTCCCTCAGTGCCAACGCCATCCGCACTCTGCAGCCGGGGCTCTTCACGGCCTCATGCCGCCTGCAGGACCTGCGCTTGTCGGGGAACAGGATCGAGGCAGTGCCCCCAGGCATCTTCCGCCCGCTCCGGCAGCTGCAGGCCCTGGACCTCTCACAGAATGCCCTGGCTGAGCTGCCGGATGGGCTGCTGGCCCCACTTGTTGCCCTTCGTGTCCTCAAGCTCAGTGACAACCTGCTGGCACGGTTGCCTCCTGGTGCTTTCAGGGCACTTGGCCAGCTGACTGAGCTCCACCTGGATGGCAACCGGCTGAAGGAGCTGCCAGCCGGCATCTTCGCTGGGCTAGGGGGTCTGCGGAGGCTACAGCTGCAACACAacaccctgggcagcctggcccCTGACATCTTTGCAGGTCTCCTCAACCTCACTGTCCTCAGCCTGGAGGGCAACCACCTGGCCACCCTGCCTGCCACCCTCTTCACTGGCACCCCtgtcctcctccacctctcaCTGGCTCTCAACCAGCTGCAAACAGTGCCCCAGGAGCTCTTTGCTAACCTGTCAGTGCTGGAAACACTGGCGCTCTCACACAACGCCATTGATCACCTGCCCACTGGGGTGTTCCAGGGGCTGGCACGGCTGATAGAGCTACGGCTGAGCCACAACCACCTCTCCAGCCTGCCAGCGGgcctgctggctgagctgcccCTCCTCACCGCCCTGGTGCTGGACCATAACCGCCTGGCCCGCCTGCCCCCGGGGCTCTTCGATGCCAACAATGAACTGGTGCGTGTGGGGCTGTCTGACAACCCCTGGGTCTGTGACTGCCACCTCTCCTACCTCCTGCGCTGGCTCCAGAGCTTTGCTGAGCCCCTCATCCATGGCCAAGCCTTCTGCACCAGTCCAGCTGCTTTCCAGGGCCAGTCCCTGCTGGAGGTCCCCCGCAGGCAGCTGGAGTGCCCAGGAGCACACGGTGTCCCACCAGAGGAAGGCTGGGACAGAGACGCCCCGGGGCAGTGCACCTACACCAACCCCGAGGGCACTGTAAGCATGGCCTGCAATGCCACAGCCTGCCAGCAGCTCAGCCTTCGCCTGCCTcctcctgggcaggagcagggcttggGGCCAGCGTACCAGGGTGCCTGGGTGCTGCGCTCCCGCTGTGGCACGCTGCAGGTCAGTGTCCTTGTCACAGCACAGAGCGGCAACGAGGCCACATCCCCAGGTCTCCCCGCAGTGCCCTAG
- the LOC138114592 gene encoding carboxypeptidase N subunit 2-like isoform X2, with the protein MLLGLGSLLVGGLPPSCPPTCQCYDTSKVFCSNERMQEIPEGLPGTATQLFFVETALSSIHSRALGSSTTLTKLVFINNNIQELEAGAFQGLPSLTELEVSGNPLPAVSLGVLAGLTSLSKLSLSANAIRTLQPGLFTASCRLQDLRLSGNRIEAVPPGIFRPLRQLQALDLSQNALAELPDGLLAPLVALRVLKLSDNLLARLPPGAFRALGQLTELHLDGNRLKELPAGIFAGLGGLRRLQLQHNTLGSLAPDIFAGLLNLTVLSLEGNHLATLPATLFTGTPVLLHLSLALNQLQTVPQELFANLSVLETLALSHNAIDHLPTGVFQGLARLIELRLSHNHLSSLPAGLLAELPLLTALVLDHNRLARLPPGLFDANNELVRVGLSDNPWVCDCHLSYLLRWLQSFAEPLIHGQAFCTSPAAFQGQSLLEVPRRQLECPGAHGVPPEEGWDRDAPGQCTYTNPEGTVSMACNATACQQLSLRLPPPGQEQGLGPAYQGAWVLRSRCGTLQVSVLVTAQSGNEATSPGLPAVP; encoded by the coding sequence atgctgctggggctggggtcccTGCTGGTGGGGGGGCTGCCCCCATCCTGCCCCCCTACCTGCCAGTGCTATGACACCTCCAAAGTCTTCTGCTCAAACGAAAGGATGCAGGAGATCCCGGAGGGCCTGCCGGGAACTGCCACCCAGCTCTTCTTCGTGGAGACAGCCCTAAGCAGCATCCACAGCAGGGCTTTGGGCTCCAGCACCACCCTCACCAAGCTGGTCTTCATCAACAACAACATCCAAGAGCTGGAGGCCGGTGCCTTTCAGGGGCTGCCCAGCCTCACCGAGCTGGAGGTATCAGGCAACCCCTTGCCAGCCGTCAGCCTTGGGGTGCTGGCAGGATTGACCAGCCTCAGCAAGCTCTCCCTCAGTGCCAACGCCATCCGCACTCTGCAGCCGGGGCTCTTCACGGCCTCATGCCGCCTGCAGGACCTGCGCTTGTCGGGGAACAGGATCGAGGCAGTGCCCCCAGGCATCTTCCGCCCGCTCCGGCAGCTGCAGGCCCTGGACCTCTCACAGAATGCCCTGGCTGAGCTGCCGGATGGGCTGCTGGCCCCACTTGTTGCCCTTCGTGTCCTCAAGCTCAGTGACAACCTGCTGGCACGGTTGCCTCCTGGTGCTTTCAGGGCACTTGGCCAGCTGACTGAGCTCCACCTGGATGGCAACCGGCTGAAGGAGCTGCCAGCCGGCATCTTCGCTGGGCTAGGGGGTCTGCGGAGGCTACAGCTGCAACACAacaccctgggcagcctggcccCTGACATCTTTGCAGGTCTCCTCAACCTCACTGTCCTCAGCCTGGAGGGCAACCACCTGGCCACCCTGCCTGCCACCCTCTTCACTGGCACCCCtgtcctcctccacctctcaCTGGCTCTCAACCAGCTGCAAACAGTGCCCCAGGAGCTCTTTGCTAACCTGTCAGTGCTGGAAACACTGGCGCTCTCACACAACGCCATTGATCACCTGCCCACTGGGGTGTTCCAGGGGCTGGCACGGCTGATAGAGCTACGGCTGAGCCACAACCACCTCTCCAGCCTGCCAGCGGgcctgctggctgagctgcccCTCCTCACCGCCCTGGTGCTGGACCATAACCGCCTGGCCCGCCTGCCCCCGGGGCTCTTCGATGCCAACAATGAACTGGTGCGTGTGGGGCTGTCTGACAACCCCTGGGTCTGTGACTGCCACCTCTCCTACCTCCTGCGCTGGCTCCAGAGCTTTGCTGAGCCCCTCATCCATGGCCAAGCCTTCTGCACCAGTCCAGCTGCTTTCCAGGGCCAGTCCCTGCTGGAGGTCCCCCGCAGGCAGCTGGAGTGCCCAGGAGCACACGGTGTCCCACCAGAGGAAGGCTGGGACAGAGACGCCCCGGGGCAGTGCACCTACACCAACCCCGAGGGCACTGTAAGCATGGCCTGCAATGCCACAGCCTGCCAGCAGCTCAGCCTTCGCCTGCCTcctcctgggcaggagcagggcttggGGCCAGCGTACCAGGGTGCCTGGGTGCTGCGCTCCCGCTGTGGCACGCTGCAGGTCAGTGTCCTTGTCACAGCACAGAGCGGCAACGAGGCCACATCCCCAGGTCTCCCCGCAGTGCCCTAG